The Brachypodium distachyon strain Bd21 chromosome 4, Brachypodium_distachyon_v3.0, whole genome shotgun sequence nucleotide sequence GAGGGGTGTTATTTAGAACAATTTAggagaaagggaggatgaggTGTATGTATGTACGCACCTCGTGGGTTTTGTGTGATTACCTGTTATGTGTTTATCCTGCCTGCAACTGTAGTAAGTAGTAACCTAGTTAAGTTCAGATCCTTATCTCTCTGTTGTGTGTTGAGATTTTTCAACTAATATGTAGGTAGCTgactacatgcatgcataatggTTACATAATGTATCGATGATCTAAATTAACATTTGATGCTACCATTATTCATCCTCTAACCCATGATATAAATGATAATTCACAAATTAACCTCTCGACTGGAATATCCTTGTATCTTGTATGTTATAGTGTACAAAATAATATTGACCTTTCTCCTTTGCCAAATATCTTCAGTTTATGCATGTAAAGTTTTGTAAAAGGACCTAGCAAGCTTAAATGGATATTTATCCATATAAAGTGCGCAAACTTGAAATGCTGATAATCGTCGAGGATTAGCTACCCTTACCATGCGAACTGCTTTTATTTGTAGCAGCAAATATATGAAACTAGTTGGTTGACTTGCTATAAATGAGAGGTGTATAAATAAGTACCGTCTATACAAAACTCGATAGATGGTTTGACCAATTACTGTGGTTATCAAAACGAAGCATGCAGTTCTTATGTTTTGCATTACTTAATTAATTATGTAGGAACCAAATATATCACTTTGTTGGTATTGTCAAATTGAAACGTAGATGAGATTCCACTGTTGATTCAGTGACCGAACCTTTTCCATCACCTGtcaatattattttttaagaatGCTTACTTTCAGGAATACATTGAAGCTGAAAACATGAGGCTGGAGAATGATCCTTGCCAGTTCTCAGAGAGGGAAATTATAATAAAGATAGAATACAAGCATTGCCCCAATCTCACCATTATTGACACTCCAGGCCTCATCCTTGCAGCTCCTGGCCGTAAAAATCGGGTTCTGCAGGTGgtcttttattcttttgctCTGTCAGTTAACACTAGTTCTCTGTAGCCCATCATGTTCCTTTGTTTCCATGAAAACTGCACTTACTGCGACCCTGTGGACTCCTTGTCTCTCTAATATTCACGAAAGCAACACCCGTTGGTACTCTTTCGACCTGCAGAGTCAGGCTTGTGCTGTTGAGGCCCTTGTTCGTGCGAAAATTCAGCATAAAGAAACCATAATTCTGTGCCTTGAAGACTGTAGTGATTGGAGCAATGCAACTACAAGAAGAGTGGTGATGCAGGTTTGTTCTTTTAAACTGTCTTTCCTATGGAAAGCTCCTCTAAAACATCCTTGCATGAATCCACGCTAATTTTATTGTaccacagtttttttttataaaggaGCTTATCACTCCCAATTTTATTCCTGTGAGTCGAATTGCTGATAAGACAACAAGGTCTAGATAGTTTAGGGTTAAAAGAAACATCACTCTGTAATCCAGCAAAATCTGCTATCCCACGAGCCTAGCATGAATGCATTATATCAGACTATCTCTGCTCCAACCATGAGACATTAAATAGCTGGTACAGTCTTAAGCCTATTATTACATTCTTTACGGACAGAAAACCTGCTCTGCCTTAAACGAAAATATATCCAAGCAAGCTAGAACTCTGGTACTCCCTAACACCCTGACAAAAACACACAACCTTCTTAACCCGTCCTCAAGACTGAGAACCGCTGAATTTGTCTCTGGCTGAACAACCCATAGGAGCAAGGTTGCACCTCTGTGTTGCCTGCTTGAGGTGTTCAACGGAACTTCAATAACCAGAACTTTCTGTAGGGCCTATATTCTAATTAGTTTTTTAGCACaacatataaatatttcactGGAAAGGCACCACTCTTTCAAATCGTGGCTTACGTTACGCTTATCATTACTCTGATCTATGCAGGCTTCACTATGAAACTCCTGGAGAACTTGTACCTCATTTCCTGGTTACTGTGTTTAAATAAAAGATACACCGACTATCTCAAGTTCTAGTTTCAATTAGAGTATCCAGTTAGCATAATAATCCTTTGTTCAGTGATAACTGATTAAGCGGCGCCTTTAAGCTAGGTCTTACTCCCTTTTTGATACTGCAGGTTGATCCTGATCTTGCGAGGACAGTTTTGGTCTCCACAAAACTTGACACGAAAATTCCACAGTTCGCACGTGCCTCAGATGTTGAAGTGTTTCTTCACCCACCAACTTGTGTTCTAGATGGTTCATTGTTGGGAGATTCTCCCTTTTTCACATCAGTGCCTTCTGGAAGAGTTGGTTCTTGCCATGAAGCTGTCTTCAGATCAAACGAAGAGTTTAAGAAGGCAAGGCATGCGACTATGACTCCAATTCTTTAGAGCTTTCGGTTTTTCCTCCAATGAAGTTTGTGTTTTCTGTGAGTTTGTTCTTCCTCGCATGTTTCAAGTCTACTTTTAAGTCGCCTATGAGTTTTCTCCCTATGCATGTGAAAGACAACTGGCCATCTGATTCCACACTGTGAATTGGATGAAGATCATGCTGGAAACGTGCCTTTCATCCATACACATTTTTTAGTAAGAATAAAAAGGGTTGATGTACAGTTGTACACCAACGCTCATTTTAAGGAGCACCTTTTTGCCAGGATCCTTCTATGTCAGCATTTCTTAGccaattttgttttgcttttctCTTGTCCTTAAAGTGTAGTTATGAGTACCTTTCATGTTAACTGAATCCTTGAAAGGCTtctaatttatttatgttcTGCAGGCGATCTCACTGAGAGAGTTTGAAGATGTTGCGTCTCTTGAAGACAAGCTAGGAAGGTCACTTACAAAGGAGGAGAAGAATAGGATAGGATTGAGTAACTTAAGATTATTTTTGGAAGAATTGCTGCAGAAGAGGTATTGTTTTATATTATTGTGCATATAGTTTGCATCATTCTTTGTATCTCTGGAATAATACAAATAATATGTACAAGGTACATTGAGAGTGTTCCATCAATTATTCCACTTCTTGAGAAGGAACATCGCGCTGCAACGAGGAATTTGCGTAAAGTCACAGAAGAAATCAGGTGACTCCCTAGTTGTCTGTCAGCAAGCCTGCCTATATTCTATGGTGCACTTAACAACCCCCGTCTGGATTTATTTCCCCAATAACTACTTCGTCTGTTTACCTACGATGATATAGTTTTCTAGTTCAAGAGCTTATCTCTGCAACTATAAATGGAGGAGTTGCTGAACGAACCATTTTCGTCTTCACTTCTGTAAAAgaaaccttttcttttccggTAATTGCAATCCAGCCCTTGTGTGCAGTGCACAGACAATATACAGTACAATGCCCCCAATATTTTGTGGAAGTTCCAAATTAGTCCCTCATGGAGTATGTGTACCTTACTAGAAAAGAAAGGACTAAAGGAGTCACAAAAGctaagttctttttttttttactttgtaaTATGAATTTTGTGTTCCCCTAAAACCACTTGTCTCCCTTCCCTATAGCAGGATATTTTATCCAGAGTATAACGTTTATGAAGAAAGAAAGCTCAGGAGCTCTGTTTTTACAACCATTTTGTGATTTAGCCATGCCTTTTATTCTAATAGCATTCTGTATCTATCCAGTGATTTGGACGAGGCAAAACTGAAGGAAAAAGCTCGCCTGTTTCATGATTCATTTTTGACAAAGGTGCTTATTAGTTATTACTCTACTGCAAACTGGCAGTCGATTACATTATTGTAAACGAAGCATTTTAATGCCTTACAATTACATAATCATGACAAAATCTGCTTGAAATAAATATGAAGATTGATTTCGATTTCCTTATTTCAGTTATCTTTGCTATTGAAAGGCATGGTGGTGGCACCTCCTGATAAGTTTGGTGGGTGTTTTTACCTCCTGTGGCTGCTGTTTCGTGTTAAATGCTGCTTTTGCTAATAATTTCTTGCGACTGTTGGGCTTATAGGAGAAACTGTAATTAACGAGAGGATCAATGGAGGAACATTTACTGGGAGTGAGAATTTCCAGCTCCCGAACAAGATGATGCCTGTAACTTCTTTTCCAATCTGTTGCATCTCCATAGCGTCCCCATACTATAAATCCATCTACAAATCCCCTCAActtacaaaaaacaaaacaaatcaaattgTGTGTCTGTGCTCCTGGTTTCACGAGCACCTGTGCTATCAAGCAGGCCCTGCTCCTGGCCCTGGTGGGATCCTTTCTCTCTTTACCGTGCCCAGGGGACGCTGCCCTCCAGAATGAGGAAGATGCTACTTTCCCGCACAATCCCAAGGGAGGTCGGGATGGCGTTCTTCTCACGTGTGTCGTCTGAATTAATTTAGTAAGGAGTAGGCCGACACAATGAGAGACAAATAGAGAGGAAAacatgaggaggaagaacataCTGATATAGTGACATGTGTCCTCATTTTTTCCTTGTAGTTTTAACTTTTAAATACCGAGTCGTTGGCAAAACCGTATTAGGAGGTTACATCGATACAGTTCAAGAGTCAGTTACATGGTTTTATCCTTTGTGCACATGCGGATAGCACACACCCACAAAGTTCGGGAGGTCAACTAGATTTCTTCCTTTCTGCATTGAAGATGATCTAGTATTTCTAGTAAGAATTAAAATTTCTTTTCTATAGCTAAACTTCTGAATAAGTTGTGTTACAATTGCCTTCATAATTCAGAGTGTCCTGGTGAACTTTAAATCAGTTAACAGTAACATATTATATCACTATGGGTTGCTGTGGAATCACTTGACCTTATAACTATTCTGACCCTTTAGTCCTCAAAATATTTCTTGCAGAGAAAAAGTAAAAGGTAAACATATTTGCCTTGAAAGCTCAGGCCTTCATTTAAGGCACACCATATATGCTGTACTTTGCTGGATGATGTAGTTGTACTCTTATAGTTGCTACATCATGTTTGATGTGTCATGACAATGCACACAATGTATTGTTTTTCAGAATGCTGGAATGCGTCTTTATGGTGGTGCGCAATACCATCGGGCAATGGCTGAATTTCGTCTGGTAGTTGGAAGTATCAAGTGCCCTCCAATTACCAGGGAGGAAATTGTCAATGCTTCTGGTGTTGAAGATATTCATGATGGGACGAATTACTCCAGGTATTCTCTTTACACACGCAGAAATGCTTCGGCCATACTTATATGAAATATTTATTCATTTTTGACATTGTTGTTCTAGGACCGCTTGTGTAATTGCTGTCGCAAAAGCACGCGACACATTTGAGCCGTTCCTTCATCAGGTTGGTGAGCTTGTCTTAGGGGTCCGCATATTAATGATGTACATTTAGATGTCCCTCTTCAGCTTTATTCATGGCAGCACATAACAGACTTGCACAATTAGGTTTCCTTCTTCCATGTTTGTGTGTGATAGTGGTTTCAGTAAAATCACCACCCATGTTTTTCATTCTGTTTTCAATTAAGACTAATGTTTTCCTCATGAAAACGTGAAATCAATTGAAATTATTACATCGCATGGATAAAAGTAGTTGAATCACTCTGTTTGTGGTTGGATAAGGGTGGTACTTCGTGATTAAACTATATCCTTTATTTTTTGGGTGCAGTTGGGTTTTAGGCTGTTGTACATACTGAAGAGACTGAGTCCAATCTCTGTTTTTCTGCTGGAGGTACTAACTTATCCACAAGTTAAGTTATTCAATTCATGTATTTCTATTATATATTTTCTAATACTCTGGTAAAACTCGAAACAGAAAGATGGTGAGCACTTTAGCAGACATGATGTACTTGTGAAGCGTGTCCAAGCTGCTTTCAATAGGTTTGCTGAATCTACTGAGCAATCATGTCGTGAAAGGTGCTAATTTTCTCAACTCCAATACCTTTGAAAGTTTGAATTGCCTTCCAGTTTTTTGGTTGTGTGCACTCTAGTCAAATCGTAAGGAAGCTCAATTGCAACTGACTCCTGGAGGCTTGATCTCAAGTTAAATATACTTTCTGACTTGTCCTTTTGTAACTGACTTATGTGTTGTTCAAAATATAATGCAGATGTATGGAAGATTTGGAGAGCACCACTCGGTATGTTACTTGGTCCCTTCACAATAAGGTACATTTATTTACTTACTAATTGGAACTAACCTTTTTATTGGCATGCCTAATAATATGCTACATTGGATATAGAACCGTGCCGGATTGCGACACTTCCTGGATTCATTTGTTGCACCGGAGCAGTTATCTGCTAGCACACATACAGCTGCCAACTCAGCTGGGCTGCACGAGCAATCTTCTGGGTTGAATGACAATAAACAGGATAAACCAAAAGGAGACTTGAAATCTAGTCATCCTTTGGACTCAAATCCATCAAGTGTTGTGTCAGAAACTAGGCTGGTTGATCTCTTGGACAGCACACTCTGGAACAGAAGGCTGGCGCCCTCATCTGAACGGCTTGTGTATGCACTGGTTCACCAGATTTTTCATGGAATCAAAGAGCATTTCCTTGTCACTACAGAACTGAAGGTCTCCCTGCAGCAAACCCTGCACTCTGTAACCATTCTAGATATTTCTGTTTACGTCCTAATGCTTTGGCTCATCATGAAATTGCAGTTCAATTGTTTCCTCCTCATGCCAATTGTCGACAAATTGGCGGCTCTTCTAAGGGAAGACCTTGAATCAGCTTTCGAAGACGATCTCGACAGCATCTTCAACGTCAACCAGCTGCGCCACTCTCTGGGGCAGAGGAAGCGAGAGCTGGAGATCGAATTGAAGCGGGTACATACTCTCTCAAGCAATTTTACTCACATACAGCATAGCTGCCTTATTTTCAGTCTCCCAACTAACTTTTTCTCTTGAATTCAGATCAAGCGCTTAAAAGAGAAGTTCGGACAGATAAATAAGAATCTCAATTCTCTCCAGGTTAGGCAGTAAGTCACTCTGGTGGAAGAAGCTAGCTAGGACTAGGAAGGAGTCAGTCCAGGTAGAATTGCAATAAACCAATGTTTCTCCTGTAGTACTATGACTTCTTGTTGGATCCTTTTTCATGAGTAAATATGAATCATCCCCTTTGTGTGTTCTACTCATCAACGTATATTTTGCTACAATCAATCCATATGATCGATGATGAACGTGGTTTTCCCCAGCATAGGTTGGTATCCACATACCATCCTAGCCACGGGATTCACATACCATAAAAGAAATGGGTGTTTTCATGTGGCTAAGAAAGTATGAGACCCACAACTTAATGCATGATGCCATTTCTGGAGCACCAATCTCCAGGAAACGAATGGTTATGATGGTATGAGGATACAAACCTATGCTGGACGATAGCTTTTTGGATAGATGATCGATGAAAAACATTCCTTGCAAAAGAGGTGTTGTTTGGTAACTTTAGTTTGCtgtgagaagaagaaatgaaaaCGAAAGCAATGTAAAGATAAAGGGTGTAAATTGCTAGCATTGGTTTTGCGACGAGCACGTGCACGTTGCGACCCTTCCAAACAAAACCCACCTGAAAAGCACTCTCTCAGCCCCATCCAAATCCCATTGATACATGCAGCGTACATCTCTAACCTCTCAAATCACCAGCCTAAACTTAGCAGCAACACCACCACCTTCCTTCCGTCTCTCCTCTGTCCCTCTCCGCGCGCGGGAACCACGGTGGCATGCTCCGCGCATTGGGCAGCCAGAGTACGAGGACGAGATGAGGGGCGACGGCGACAAGGAGGCCTTCTTCCACTGCCTGGACCGCGTGCCGTCGGGCATCCACATCGACGCCGACTTCccctccgacgacgacgacgacgatgagaaCGGCCGCGCGTCCTTCTCGTCCGCCATGCCCGACCAGGCCTTCCAGAGCTTCCGGAAGCACCAGGCGGCCGTGCTGGAGCTCGACGACGaagagccggagccggaggaggagatggaggacGCGTCCAAGTACGACATGTGGATGTCCGACGAGCCCATGTCCATccaggagcgccgccgccgtctgcaTCAGGGCCTCGGCATGGTCAGCAGCCGCGAcctcgccctccgccgccacagCACCAAGAAGCGCTTCGTCGACGTGCCCCGCAGCGTCTCCAGGCGGATGGTCatgcagcaggagcagcaacaacagcagccgcagccgctgcCGACGTCGTCATCgttgccggccgccgctgacGCGCCGAGCACCACGACCGTGACCCCTGCGGCGCCGCTGTCGGGTGCCGCAGCGGCGCGTGACATGCTGATgaaccagccgccgccggccaagGCCAGCATCACGCGGCGCCGGTCGGACACCTTCCTCGCCGTGCGGGATGGCGGCACGCCCGGCTCCGGGAAGCCGCAGCTGGCCACGTCTCTGCGCTGTGCTCGCTCCTTGCTGAGCCCGCACGACCCTTGCAGCGGCGCGCTCGCCGACAAGTtcaaagcggcggcggcggtgacgacAACAATGACACGCGATTTGCCCCCACCGGCATCATCGCCATCGGCGGATAAAGGCGACGACGGCAGTGGCAAGAAGCAGCAGGACAGCAGCAAGGAGGTCGTGCCCGCcgcagccggcgccgcgcccAAGGACCAGAGCCAGACGGGCGCAATGGGGCTGGAGGACCAGTTCGAGAAGCTCATCGGCAACACCCCGATCGTGAAGCACCTGATGCGGCGCGGCCAGAGCCAGCACCACAGCCAGCCCTTGCCGCCTGCCACCGGCACCCCGCCGCCCAAGGGCGACAACAAGGCGCCTGCCGGCAAGAAGAAGGGCGGGTGGCTCAAGAACATCAAGTCCGTCGCCATTGGCTTCATCGGAGACAAGGATGGCAACGTCGGCAAGTCGTCGGGGGCTCCGGCCGCTCCGACAACAGGCGCCACCGCACCCGGCGCGGGTcccggcagcggcgccatgccgccaccgtcgtcgatgtcgtcctcctcctcgtccgccgccgcgtcgacAGAGAAGCTCAAGGTGCACAACTACGGCAAGTCGAGCAAGGAGCTCACCGGACTCTACATGTCCCAGGTACCACCAATCAAACCATTGCTTCATGGTTTGCGTGCAACTTACAATTCTCAATCTACATATGATGTGTACTGGCAGGAAGTGAAGGCGCACGAAGGATCGATATGGAGCATCAAGTTCAGCGCAGACGGGCGGCGGCTGGCGAGCGCGGGGGAGGACGGCGTGGTGCGCGTGTGGGAGGTGGTGGAGACGAGCGCGCCTCCGGGCGCCGTGCCGCAGGACGGCtcgctcccgccgctgccctgCTCGGCCGCCGACGGATCATCGGCAGCGGCACCGGCGCTGACCAAGAAGTCGACGACGAAGGCCGGCAAGACCGGCAAGGACGCCCTCCCGGAACACCTCGTGGTGCCCGACAAGGTGTTCGCGCTTGCCGAGCCGCCGCTGTGCGTCCTCGAGGGCCACGAGGACGACGTGCTCGACCTCACCTGGTCCAAGTCCGACCAGGTAGGTTGGCCTTCTCGACCTCCCGTTTTTACTTACACACCCCTGCCACGTCCATGCTTCTTTGATATtgacgccgccggccgcttGGTGTGTGAGGCTTGCAGCTGCTGTCGTCGTCCATGGACAAGACGGTGCGGCTGTGGGACACGACGAGCAAGGGTTGCCTCAAGACGTTCTCGCACAGCGACTACGGTGAGCGCGCCATCTTGGTTGCCAtggccatcttcttcttcttcttagcaGAGAATGAAACCAAACCGTTGTGTGGTGATGCATTTGCAGTGACGACCATCCAGTTCAACCCGGTGGACGACCGGTACTTCATCAGCGGGTCGCTGGACGCCAAGGTGCGGCTGTGGAGCATCCCCAACCGGCAGGTCGTCGACTGGACCGACGTCAACGAGATggtcaccgccgcctcctacAGCCCCGACGGCCAGGTAcgtacgccgccgccgcccatcgaCATTTCAGCTTAAGCCGGCACCCCTCCTCAATCGATCGCTTCTGACTCGCCGTCGTTTTTTATGtttcatccatccatcgacaTGAACAACCCAAGGGCGCCATCATCGGCTCGCACCAGGGCAGCTCCCGGTTCTACAAGACCGCAGGTACATGCAGCTCATAATCGTGTGCCATTGCCCTGTAATTCTGTCGAACACTTGGTGTACATTATGTGTTTGTGCGAACTTTTGCTTGCTTAATTTCGACAGACTGCAAGCTGAGCGCGGAGGCGCAGATCGACATCCAGAGCAAGAAGCGCAAGTCCCAGGCCAAGAAGATCACCGGATTCCAGGTTCCACATATATTAATCGGTTCTCTTTCTTGGCTTTGCTCATCCATTGTTCTTGCTCATCTTCTTGGTGATGCTGCAGTTCTCGCCGGCGAACCCGTCGGAGGTGCTGGTGACGTCGGCGGACTCGCAGATCCGGGTGTTCGACGGCGTCACCATGGTGCAGAAGTTCAGGGGGTTCAAGAACACGAGCAGCCAGATCGCGGCGGCGTACACGAGCGACGGTCGGTACGTGGTGTGCGCCAGCGAGGACTCGCACGTCTTCGTCTGGAAGACCACCCGGagcgcgccggccgcggcgcccgGGATCGGCGGCATCGGCATGAAGCCCAAGACCTGGTGCACCACCCGCTCCTACGAGAACTTCTACTGCAAGGacgtctccgccgccgtgccctGGCCCCACTCCCCGGCCCCACCCGGCAGCCCCTCCTCGCAGAAGCCCGCCGGCGTGTCGTGCACCGACGACATCTGCACCATGGCGAGCCACGCGGCGTCGGGGAAGAGCGGCGAGCTTGTCGGCAGCCCCGCGGCGCCgcatcagcagcagccgtCGCCGCACTCGGGCCCGCTCGACACGCCGTCGTCGAAGCAGGggaagagcggcggcgcggcggacggcggcaaCGCGTGGGGGCTGGTGGTGGTGACGGCGACCCTGGGCGGCGAGATCAGGGTGTACCAGAACTTCGGCATGCCCTTCAGGATCAAAGGCCAGGGCAACCTCTTCCACTGATCCCTTGAGACCAAACCCTTGCTGCGAGGCTGCGAGCGAATCTGCAAGTGATGTGTTCGACGAATTGACAGAGTCGCAGCCTACTGTATCTTATCTTACTGAAGATCTTGTGTGTGACCTGTTTCAGGTAGATTAAAAACTTCGTCCGTGTAACGATTTTGAGCATAGGTAAACTGTGTAACGATTTTGAGCGTAGGAAAACTGTGTAGAATGCCCGATTTGTAAAGTTAGTGCCTCGATGGGAAATGTACATGGAAATGGGATTTGCTGCATTTGCATTTGGACCGTATTAGATTAAGCACATTTAGGGCGTATATATGCTCGAGGCCATGGGAGTATTACTGTAATCAGAGTGAATAAGCAAGCGGTTGTAATCATCTGATTATAGGGATTTTGTGATATTTATTCGGAAAA carries:
- the LOC100842788 gene encoding uncharacterized protein LOC100842788 isoform X1, coding for MRGDGDKEAFFHCLDRVPSGIHIDADFPSDDDDDDENGRASFSSAMPDQAFQSFRKHQAAVLELDDEEPEPEEEMEDASKYDMWMSDEPMSIQERRRRLHQGLGMVSSRDLALRRHSTKKRFVDVPRSVSRRMVMQQEQQQQQPQPLPTSSSLPAAADAPSTTTVTPAAPLSGAAAARDMLMNQPPPAKASITRRRSDTFLAVRDGGTPGSGKPQLATSLRCARSLLSPHDPCSGALADKFKAAAAVTTTMTRDLPPPASSPSADKGDDGSGKKQQDSSKEVVPAAAGAAPKDQSQTGAMGLEDQFEKLIGNTPIVKHLMRRGQSQHHSQPLPPATGTPPPKGDNKAPAGKKKGGWLKNIKSVAIGFIGDKDGNVGKSSGAPAAPTTGATAPGAGPGSGAMPPPSSMSSSSSSAAASTEKLKVHNYGKSSKELTGLYMSQEVKAHEGSIWSIKFSADGRRLASAGEDGVVRVWEVVETSAPPGAVPQDGSLPPLPCSAADGSSAAAPALTKKSTTKAGKTGKDALPEHLVVPDKVFALAEPPLCVLEGHEDDVLDLTWSKSDQLLSSSMDKTVRLWDTTSKGCLKTFSHSDYVTTIQFNPVDDRYFISGSLDAKVRLWSIPNRQVVDWTDVNEMVTAASYSPDGQGAIIGSHQGSSRFYKTADCKLSAEAQIDIQSKKRKSQAKKITGFQVPHILIGSLSWLCSSIVLAHLLGDAAVLAGEPVGGAGDVGGLADPGVRRRHHGAEVQGVQEHEQPDRGGVHERRSVRGVRQRGLARLRLEDHPERAGRGARDRRHRHEAQDLVHHPLLRELLLQGRLRRRALAPLPGPTRQPLLAEARRRVVHRRHLHHGEPRGVGEERRACRQPRGAASAAAVAALGPARHAVVEAGEERRRGGRRQRVGAGGGDGDPGRRDQGVPELRHALQDQRPGQPLPLIP
- the LOC100842788 gene encoding uncharacterized protein LOC100842788 isoform X2, giving the protein MRGDGDKEAFFHCLDRVPSGIHIDADFPSDDDDDDENGRASFSSAMPDQAFQSFRKHQAAVLELDDEEPEPEEEMEDASKYDMWMSDEPMSIQERRRRLHQGLGMVSSRDLALRRHSTKKRFVDVPRSVSRRMVMQQEQQQQQPQPLPTSSSLPAAADAPSTTTVTPAAPLSGAAAARDMLMNQPPPAKASITRRRSDTFLAVRDGGTPGSGKPQLATSLRCARSLLSPHDPCSGALADKFKAAAAVTTTMTRDLPPPASSPSADKGDDGSGKKQQDSSKEVVPAAAGAAPKDQSQTGAMGLEDQFEKLIGNTPIVKHLMRRGQSQHHSQPLPPATGTPPPKGDNKAPAGKKKGGWLKNIKSVAIGFIGDKDGNVGKSSGAPAAPTTGATAPGAGPGSGAMPPPSSMSSSSSSAAASTEKLKVHNYGKSSKELTGLYMSQEVKAHEGSIWSIKFSADGRRLASAGEDGVVRVWEVVETSAPPGAVPQDGSLPPLPCSAADGSSAAAPALTKKSTTKAGKTGKDALPEHLVVPDKVFALAEPPLCVLEGHEDDVLDLTWSKSDQLLSSSMDKTVRLWDTTSKGCLKTFSHSDYVTTIQFNPVDDRYFISGSLDAKVRLWSIPNRQVVDWTDVNEMVTAASYSPDGQGAIIGSHQGSSRFYKTADCKLSAEAQIDIQSKKRKSQAKKITGFQFSPANPSEVLVTSADSQIRVFDGVTMVQKFRGFKNTSSQIAAAYTSDGRYVVCASEDSHVFVWKTTRSAPAAAPGIGGIGMKPKTWCTTRSYENFYCKDVSAAVPWPHSPAPPGSPSSQKPAGVSCTDDICTMASHAASGKSGELVGSPAAPHQQQPSPHSGPLDTPSSKQGKSGGAADGGNAWGLVVVTATLGGEIRVYQNFGMPFRIKGQGNLFH